Part of the Calliopsis andreniformis isolate RMS-2024a chromosome 12, iyCalAndr_principal, whole genome shotgun sequence genome, ACTTGTTTCATCCGAATCTTCAACGCGTGTGTTAAAACTCTTGATCGATGAAAAATTGCGGTTGTGTTCATtgattaaatatatttaaataagcAGCCTTGAATAGCAAAATGGTGCTTTACATTCTTcatttatttaatgcttggtaGCGTTTCTTTTATATGGAATACATGTGTTCACGCATATAACGCAAGTATGTCTCCTTTTTGGGGATATTTACCTCACGTAATACCCATTGCAGACTTCGTAGTGCCTTTAATCCACACTTCAGCTGTAGTTGTTATGTAGAAGATTCGTGTCAAGAATGTGCTCGTTTAATTACATCGTCTAAAGCCAATTTCTTTCTGTAGGTATATTGGCTAAAATGAAGGAGGGTGCTGAGAACGTACACACTAAGATTCAGGCCAAAGTGGAAAGCGTTGGCCTCAAGCCGTCGACTCTCGACGGCAAAGGTTAGCCATGATTTAAAAAAGATGGCAAAGTTCTATTGTTCAAATGACTTCGCATGATTTTTTTTTGTTAGTTTAGATTTGACATGTTGCTTCTCAATTTACTTTTTTTTATACAAAACGCATTTATTCCTTGTTTCAATGATCACAATGTAAGTCATTAAGGGTTCCACTAACTTTCATTTTGATGCACCTTCACAGTTGTTTACAGCTTAAACATCTGTTGATTTTGACACAGAATTACTAATTTCAGGAATAAAATATTGCTTAGCATTATTAAATAAGTAaattaaaatgttaaaaattcttAAACATGAAAAATTTGTAAGAAGCCATTCGACAATACcgattttttgttttatttctttattttattacacTTCTCTTATATTTATGTATAAACTTTGTTTTATACTTTTGTCATTCTCTTTATAAGCATATCAATGCATATTGTTATAAAACTTTTCATACCACGCAATAAATTTTCAGTATTAACGCTGTGATAACCGGCTGTATGTAATTTCCGCCAGTGGTCAGCTGTTTCCAGTTTTGATACTTACATAACTACATTTCATCATCACCAGTCGTCATAATATTAAAACAAACATtctattatttgaatatttttaacgtGTTTAGTTTAAGAAAAAAGTTTCTATCAAAACGTATGAAAAGTTTGAAACTTTAAAATTTGTGTTATTCTTCACTTTTCCGACTCAATTTTTATAGATTTAAAGTTTTCCAATTCACAATTATTAACAGTTTTCTAATCTTTCACAGGTGATAATTGGAATAATAATGAAGTAGCAAAGAATAATCTAAAACGAAACGGAGCGTTTAATGAACCGAATGCGACTATGGAAGTTGCTCAACTTATTTTGAGCTTACTGCATGCATGGGGATTGGACCCTGATTTGGACCGCGTTTGCGAAGGGAAGCTAGGTTTATTGAGACCTATGGTCCCAGTTTCATTTGGTGTTCTGTCTAAAGGAGGTGAAAACAGAAACTATTGAAACCCAGAACACTCATGCCTTTCGTTATTACATCAATGCTGTTTATTACAGGCTATATGTCATTATTGTTACCAACGTGGCAGACACAATTAGAGCCAGTTGGAGAACCCACGACACAACTTGAACAGCGTTTACCAGTTGAATTAGTTAGACAGGAAAGGCTTACCAGGGCGTTCACAGCAAGGGCACATTGGGAACTATCCACCACATTGACCAGCAATCATTTATTGGCAGTAGTCGCTCTAGCGAACACTTTAATGTCAATGAACAATGCGACTTTTGTACCTGAACAAGAACGAAATCGTAAATTGCATAGGTCAGTACTTGTTGTATAGAACAACCCCGAGTATAGGATAGATTTCATTAATCCATTTTATATAGGCCTGGTAATAGATCGGCAGTTAATTGGAATAAAGCAGAGGAAGAAAACGAAGAAATTTATACGGTACAGCAGGCGCAGATTAAACAGGGTTGGTCCCTTTTAGCGACGCTACATTGTGTACTTCTCCCCGACAAAGTAGTTACGCAGGGCGGTGCAAAGACATTCAAAAGGCCTCAAGTTGAAATGATGGCGCGAAGATGGCAGCATCAATGTCTTGaggtaaattattttaaaacagCATGCGACAGACACATAATAATACCATGCGAAACTACAAAATTGCAGATTCGTGAAGCAGCTCAGGCTTTGCTCCTTGCTGAATTAGGTAGAATGGGTCCAAAGGGGAGGAAAGCACTTGTGGATAGTTGGTCGCAGTATCTGCCAACATATAGTACTCAGGAGCCTATTGCGCCGCAAGTACAGAACCAAAGCCCTCCAGCTTCCGGCAGTCCAGTTCCTCCATCCGAATCGCATCAAGATGAAGAAGACGAGGAAGAAGAATTGGCAGAAGGTAACTAATACGTAGAGTTGCGTTCATaatttcagtattgaaaataaaatgtaTGTGTTAACCATACACATCTCAGCAGAAACGAATGTAGCTAGGAAACCATCGAGCGTGGCGGAGTTAAAGCGAAAGCAGACAACAGCAGTTGTATTACTGGGCGTGATAGGAGCTGAATTCGGACAGGATGTCGCTACAACGAATCAGAAGAGAGATAACGAGCAAAGGCGAAAGAGTTCGATCGTGGAAGGTTTCGGAATAGGTAATAACAATCTTGCTAGACGTACTAGCATGGCGCTGACGCACCTCTTGCATGCGCCACATTCTCCAAAACTGCCCTTACATACTCCACTACGAAGAGCAGCAATCGATCTCATTGGTAGAGGTTTCACTGTTTGGGAACCATACCTAGACGTTTCAAAAGTAAGTAACAAAATTTAAGATTGAACGAAGAAAGAAACATCGCTAATGAAATAGACAATTATTAATCTTACATTACCACAATATCAggtattattgggattactggaAATGTGTTGTGATGCTGATAAATTAGTACCAAGCATGACTTACGGTCTTCCGCTTACACCCCAAGCTGACACGTGTCGCACAGCCCGTCATGCCTTAACTTTAATAGCTACTGCCAGACCTGCGGCATTCATTACCACGATGGCTCGAGAAGTGGCTCGATACAACACGCTGCAACAAAATGCGCAAACATTAAATGTAAATATGGGTGCAAGTGTTCTGGCCAGGGCGAAACCAGAGATACTTAGAATTGTTGAACAGCTGATTGATAAAATGCAGAGCGAAATGAGTGACCTTTTAGTTGAGGTATAAATATCATCTCTATTAGTAGTCTCTATAGTATAGAGTCTGCAGTAtagtatattgaagattgaaacaaTATCAATTGTTTGCGTCCACTTTTACTATTTACAGGTCATGGATATCATTTTACATTGTCTCGACCCGGGTCATCTCAAAACTAAACAACTGAACGATGTGTTCCCAGCAGCAACTAGGTTTAATCAAGTGAGTTAACTGAAAGCTATTACCATAGTTGAATTTAATATCATAAATGTGTAACCTATTTCGTTTTAGGTAAGCCACTGTCCAGCGACGCGCAGGATAGCAGTAGGCAGTCGCAGTGGTCAATTAGCCTTGTATGAATTGCGTGCAAATGTTAAATGTCAGACAGTACCTGCGCATGCAGCTTCTGTAACAGCTCTAGCATTTTCACCTGAGGGCAAGTTTCTGGTTAGCTACTCCTGTACGGAAAACAAGTTGTGTTTCTGGCAGGTAAGAAATACATCACTTTATTTCATATAATATTACGCATCATATTTCTCAAATATTTCCAGCAAACAAGCAGCGGTATGTTCGGCCTAGGAAACTCTCAGACACGATGCGTTAAATCGTACAGCACTGCGCCCATTAACGATGTAGCACGGCTAAATCCTATGCGATTAGCTCGACTGATATGGATAAACAATCGAACGGTTACGTTAATGCTTGCCGACGGATCTGAAACACGTTTCAACGTATAAAATCGTGAATGATCTCGCCCTCCTTATTTCAGTGCTGAATAAGAATAGAACGAAGTATGAAAAAACGGATAGTACAGTAAGCGGGATCAATCTACGAGTAGGAACTTTGAAATTGTAAGCGAAAAGGAATAGCCGAAAGTGTTGTCGTGAATGTTTGGTGCGCTTATTGGTACCTAATATAGTGCTAGTGCTAACTAATCGGATATCGTATCGTACGGAGTATGGCCGAGTGACGGAATTTCATCGTTCCACGACGCAGGATATGACGATGTAGTTATCGAGTATGGTACGAAATATTTGTTCCTTCTTTCAATCTATCTTCTTCTGTTTCATTTCtgtaatttaaatttcatttcttGGTTGCGCACGAATACGCTTGATAATTTGCGTTGTTGTTGTAGCACCAGAGATAGTTCGAATGCCGTCACGCTTTAAGAAAAGTATTCTTTTTATCTAGTAATTTAATTGCACAATCATTTGATTATTAGTTATATAGTCACgaagataaatattattttaattaggATCTCGCGAGAGTCTAGGTCGAATTAAAGAAACATACAAAACGCTTTCGTACTGACGTTGCATGTATAGTGTATTTCTACATAAATGTTTCAAGAAATGATCGCTAAACGATGGGATGTACAAGGAAATACACTCCTTCtcgttatttgtattatataaaaTAGTGTTAGATCTAAATTTATTAATACTCTGTGTTTTCAAAGGTAAGACGACACGTTATGAAAGTACTGCAAAAAAAGTTACTTTTAAAGTCTgttaaattttttttatatttctattagTATTGCTATATACTGCTACGGAaccaaagatgcaacatttcacTTAAAGTACAATGAGGTCTTGCGACAACTGAAATAAATCTTCCTTTTGATGCTATTGACGTAAAAAATCATGAAAGTATGTTTTCCTCATATTACTAGTAATTTAACGATCATTTCGTTTTACATTTATTTAGAGACACCCTATATACCATAAAACTTGTTGAACATTTCTACATAAAAGAATTTGTGTGCCGTATTATATATTATGCAATGTTATACCACCGCGTGTGCTATTTAGGACACGTTTACGtattcctgaaaccccaatgtaATAGTTAACAAGGTTACCATTAAGGAACCTCGCGTTGAAAGTACATACATGTGTAAATATACATACCAAAAAGGGAAAAAAGAAATAGACAAAAATGAATCGTCGTCCAAGAATTTGTACATACATAATACGAATGACGAACCCATAGGTCAATGTAACAATTTGTATGAATCGTCTTTACGTTTTGTCTGTTTATGTATAGTTGAACGGTTCAAAtgaattcctgttttacgaacttTATACACGTTATTTGTCGCGTAATTTGTATCATTTAGCGAAGTTAAATGTCGCGGTCTTATAGAGAGAACTGTATACATCAAGATCTGAACGGCTACTCGCATGTTTTAGTACTTATAACTGGAAACGAAGCGAGATCAATGGTAAGATCAATGATAAATTCTTGGTATAGACAAAGAAATGTGTAATTCGTGGGACGGTCATCCAAGATAAAAGCAGTGGCACTCTGTAGAGTTACCTTacgatttttataaaatattccatGCGTAAAACGAttatatagtaatatttatttcattgtTCTAGAATCAAAAGTGCGAGGGATTGAATCGTAATCTGTGTATAGCCGATCGAACGTGAAAGTGTATTTTCTCTATTAATTTGTTCCCTCCCTCTAATTAAGGTACTTCTCCGATCCTAAACGAACGCGGACAACGCGCTGGAGAATATAGTTGATATTAAGTTCGTTTAGTGTAATTTATTGTCATTATCGCCTCTTACGAGTTTACCGCAATGTTCTATATGTAAGCACGACAAACGCGTATGCAGTTTTGTGTGTACGTTTTGGAGTAGGAAATATGACGACTTTATCGTCCGCATTCTTATAGACATTGTGACAAGCATAATGAGGTATGCAGTGGTGTGTATGCCATCGCCACGTTGCAGTTTTGTTAAATCTCTCATGAATCGCACAAAATTACTAGTGAATCTTCCAAAAAAGAGAATACCGTATCTTCAAATCCAATTAGAAGTCATGTAAGAACAGGAAATTTACTACGATTGAGGTGTACAATATTCAAGTTACTTATTGACTTATAATTTGGGTCTATAAGAAAATTCAAGTCaaatttatatttgaatattgcgcAGTCCTTCCGTCAGACGTGATGAGGAAAATCCAGCAAATCCAGCAAATCCAGCATGAATGccaaaataatatttatcatcaATACTTGGTGATGTTTATCGAATCCATTCGCTAATGTTATTATTCCAGATAAAATCTTATCTTTTCTTTCTATTAAGAACTATTAAAGTCTAAAGTTAAGCTCTTTTTAAGATTACTTTAAGTAAGGATGATACAATTTATCACTGAAGAGGAAGATATAAGGGAAGACTAGATAATACTTAATAGATAAATTGGTCATTTTGTCAATTTTGAATGTTCCTATGACCTTATTTCATCTTTACAAAGAGTAGAATATGATATTACAGTTTGCCCACCTTGtctaaaattctataataatcaattaatgatataattatcattattctaTAATAATCAATTATgtcattaatttatttttaggcTCTCCGAAAGTTTAAATTCACTCTATGCAAAAGAAAACATTCTAATTGTAGCATCCTACTGTTAGTTACATCTTGCATGTTACGCAGATCTGATTCTGTTTAACTTTAGAAAGCTTAATTTAACGAATGGATCGAAAACAGAACCGAATATTATTGATAACGAAACGTAAGTAATATTAAGTGTTGCGATTGTCGTGAGAAAAAAAGGAATGTTTAGTAGTACCGCAGGCATTTGTCACGCAGGCGTGTCTACGATCGGTACAGAAGTGAAATACTCGTAAACACCGAAAGAAAAAAAACTCGTCGACtgtattataaaaaaaaagtaCGAGATGATAAAGACCCTCCCCCCTCAACATAGTAACCCGTCGCGGGGCAAATTTCATTTCTCCGCATTACTTGTATCTTGTACATAAAACCGAACTATGCCTAATTGTATCTATGTAATTATTTATGTGTACATTATATACTTTATCGTGCGTTACCAGTCCTGCCGCGAACTGCTCTTTGGAAGCGAGGTACATAGCTTTTTCTATACTCTGTTACCACGATTACAGTATGTATGAAATACAAACGCTGTAATGTGTAAAGGAGGTCAAATATACGAGGCTTCTCCTGTGGACAGGACTGGGCTAAAACGAAATTCGATCGAGAAAATAAT contains:
- the Rbcn-3b gene encoding WD repeat-containing protein Rbcn-3B isoform X6, with translation MRLVTVQRQNKMLKYLLRGDSEGVVHLWTVPEVTTQQLAQICQNDRAVPLSLPPTVKTSLASAWAEMKPPPVGILDQLDSGDGHGIKLTASIYLPQQSRLVVGREDGSIIIVPATQTVMLQLLHGNHQQYDDWPPHQVLLGHSGRVNCLLYPHGAAPRYDRVHLVSGSVDFAVCLWDLYAGTLIHRFCVHAGEITQLMVPPDNCSPRIQKCVCSVASDHSVTLLSLAERKCVVLASRHLFPVVTIKWRPLDDFMIVGCSDGAVYVWQMETGHLDRVLHGIIAEEVLYACDENTMAMAGGSAAGGELGLANPAVHFFRGLRHRNLSAIRHATQRGLHQLQQLHGGQGPDHGSQIKAKGTPLMIQGFRSNPKDPESHILFFDIEALIVQLLSDEYGSMSPGSLEAQGLISASEYQKVAALTQSASPDAHKKIADFFGRVKDKAGDVERILKEKDRHGILAKMKEGAENVHTKIQAKVESVGLKPSTLDGKGDNWNNNEVAKNNLKRNGAFNEPNATMEVAQLILSLLHAWGLDPDLDRVCEGKLGLLRPMVPVSFGVLSKGGYMSLLLPTWQTQLEPVGEPTTQLEQRLPVELVRQERLTRAFTARAHWELSTTLTSNHLLAVVALANTLMSMNNATFVPEQERNRKLHRPGNRSAVNWNKAEEENEEIYTVQQAQIKQGWSLLATLHCVLLPDKVVTQGGAKTFKRPQVEMMARRWQHQCLEIREAAQALLLAELGRMGPKGRKALVDSWSQYLPTYSTQEPIAPQVQNQSPPASGSPVPPSESHQDEEDEEEELAEAETNVARKPSSVAELKRKQTTAVVLLGVIGAEFGQDVATTNQKRDNEQRRKSSIVEGFGIGNNNLARRTSMALTHLLHAPHSPKLPLHTPLRRAAIDLIGRGFTVWEPYLDVSKVLLGLLEMCCDADKLVPSMTYGLPLTPQADTCRTARHALTLIATARPAAFITTMAREVARYNTLQQNAQTLNVNMGASVLARAKPEILRIVEQLIDKMQSEMSDLLVEVMDIILHCLDPGHLKTKQLNDVFPAATRFNQVSHCPATRRIAVGSRSGQLALYELRANVKCQTVPAHAASVTALAFSPEGKFLVSYSCTENKLCFWQQTSSGMFGLGNSQTRCVKSYSTAPINDVARLNPMRLARLIWINNRTVTLMLADGSETRFNV